The following coding sequences lie in one Chryseobacterium arthrosphaerae genomic window:
- a CDS encoding isoprenyl transferase has protein sequence MSLIKDKINSENLPKHVAIIMDGNGRWAKSRGEERTFGHKNAINAVRNAINACNEINIPYLTLYTFSSENWSRPTEEVNTLMNLLVETLLLEAEEIFSKGLRMHVIGNLEKLPALVREQLQRVVDLTKENTKGNLVLAISYGSQNEILNAVKNISADVKEGKVDIENIDEQLFENYLYTKDFPPVDLLIRTSGEIRISNFLLWQIAYAELQFLNVLWPDFTKDIFFQCIVDYQNKERRYGMTGEQIQGQ, from the coding sequence ATGTCGTTGATTAAAGATAAAATAAATTCTGAGAATTTACCAAAACACGTAGCCATCATCATGGATGGTAATGGAAGATGGGCAAAATCTCGTGGCGAAGAAAGAACCTTCGGTCACAAAAATGCCATTAATGCTGTAAGAAATGCGATTAATGCCTGTAATGAGATCAATATCCCCTATTTAACACTGTATACATTTTCTTCAGAAAACTGGAGCCGTCCTACTGAAGAAGTGAATACACTTATGAATCTGCTTGTAGAAACACTGCTGCTTGAGGCAGAAGAGATCTTCAGCAAAGGATTGAGAATGCATGTAATAGGAAATCTTGAAAAATTACCTGCTCTGGTAAGAGAACAATTGCAGCGTGTGGTAGATCTTACAAAAGAAAACACAAAAGGAAACCTTGTATTAGCGATTAGCTATGGCTCACAAAATGAAATCCTGAACGCCGTAAAGAATATAAGTGCTGATGTAAAAGAAGGAAAAGTAGACATAGAGAATATTGACGAACAATTATTCGAAAATTACCTTTATACCAAAGATTTTCCTCCTGTAGACCTGTTGATCAGAACCAGCGGGGAAATTAGAATCAGCAATTTCCTACTTTGGCAGATCGCTTATGCGGAATTACAGTTTTTAAACGTTCTATGGCCGGACTTCACCAAAGATATCTTCTTCCAGTGTATTGTTGATTATCAAAACAAAGAAAGAAGATACGGAATGACCGGAGAGCAGATACAAGGCCAATAA